From Coffea arabica cultivar ET-39 chromosome 10e, Coffea Arabica ET-39 HiFi, whole genome shotgun sequence, one genomic window encodes:
- the LOC140015059 gene encoding cytochrome P450 81Q32-like: METSYLYLPLFLALYIFTKHFLNKIRNLPPSPILNLPVLGHLLLIKKPLYRGLAKISDRHGPVLLLEFGSRPVLLVSSPSAAEECLNKHDIVFANRPRLLAGKHLGNNYTSLSWTSYGDHWRNLRRIASLEILSSHRLQTLHAIRVDEVKLMLKRLFSASENKKSVDMKALFFELMLNVMMRMIAGKRYYGENVGEVEEARRFREIVEETMRIGGASNMGDFWPVLRWLKVGKTEKALRVLQENRDQFVQELIKGFRSAKHAENGGADAEETGEKKKTLIEVLLTLQQKEPEYYKDEIIRSLMLVLLAAGTDTSVGTMEWALSLMLNNPSTLEKAKAEIDRIIGKERLLDESDVANLPYLRCIISETLRMFPTGPLILPHESSEECVVGGYRVPGGTMLIVNLWAIQNDSKNWEDPRKFKPERFEGLEGTRDGYKLMPFGSGRRGCPGEGLAMRMVGFALGSIIQCFDWSRISEEMVDLAEGPGLTMPKAQPLVANCRARPGMMSLLSQI; this comes from the exons ATGGAAACCTCGTATCTCTACCTTCCACTTTTCCTAGCATTATACATCTTCACCAAGCACTTCCTCAACAAAATCCGAAACCTTCCACCTAGTCCCATCCTTAATCTCCCCGTCCTCGGCCACCTCCTCCTCATCAAGAAGCCTCTTTACCGAGGCCTAGCCAAGATTTCCGACCGTCATGGCCCGGTCCTCCTCCTGGAATTCGGCTCACGCCCAGTCCTCCTTGTCTCCTCCCCTTCCGCAGCCGAAGAATGCCTCAACAAGCACGACATCGTTTTTGCCAACCGCCCGCGTCTGCTGGCTGGAAAACATCTGGGAAACAATTATACCTCATTGTCATGGACGTCCTACGGGGATCACTGGAGAAATCTACGGCGGATAGCTTCACTGGAGATCTTGTCTTCCCACAGGCTTCAGACGCTTCACGCGATACGTGTTGATGAAGTAAAATTGATGCTGAAAAGGCTGTTTTCAGCttcagaaaacaagaaaagcgtGGATATGAAGGCCCTTTTCTTTGAGCTGATGTTGAACGTGATGATGAGGATGATTGCTGGGAAGAGGTATTATGGGGAGAATGTTGGGGAAGTTGAGGAGGCTAGGAGGTTTAGGGAGATTGTAGAGGAGACGATGAGAATTGGTGGAGCTTCGAATATGGGAGATTTCTGGCCGGTTTTGAGGTGGTTAAAAGTGGGAAAGACGGAGAAGGCCTTGAGGGTTTTGCAGGAGAATAGGGATCAATTCGTGCAGGAGTTGATCAAGGGGTTTAGGAGTGCAAAACATGCAGAAAATGGTGGCGCCGATGCAGAGGAAAcaggggaaaagaagaaaacgtTGATTGAAGTTTTGTTGACCCTGCAACAGAAGGAACCTGAGTATTACAAGGATGAAATCATTAGAAGCCTTATGCTG GTTTTACTTGCAGCAGGTACCGATACATCAGTGGGAACAATGGAGTGGGCATTGTCACTTATGCTAAACAATCCATCAACTTTGGAGAAGGCAAAAGCAGAAATTGACAGAATCATAGGAAAAGAACGTTTATTAGATGAATCAGATGTGGCTAATCTACCCTATCTCCGGTGCATAATTAGTGAAACGTTGAGGATGTTTCCAACAGGGCCTTTAATACTACCCCACGAATCCTCCGAGGAATGTGTGGTTGGGGGTTACCGTGTCCCTGGGGGGACAATGTTGATTGTCAATTTGTGGGCTATCCAAAATGATTCCAAGAATTGGGAGGATCCAAGAAAATTCAAGCCTGAAAGATTTGAAGGGCTTGAAGGGACCAGAGATGGCTACAAATTAATGCCATTTGGTTCTGGTAGAAGAGGTTGTCCTGGGGAGGGATTGGCCATGCGCATGGTTGGATTTGCTTTGGGATCAATTATTCAGTGCTTTGATTGGAGCAGAATCAGCGAGGAGATGGTAGATTTAGCTGAGGGGCCTGGACTGACTATGCCTAAAGCTCAACCCTTAGTCGCCAATTGTCGAGCACGACCTGGAATGATGAGCCTTCTTTCTCAAATTTAG